From the genome of Stanieria cyanosphaera PCC 7437:
AAAATATTTAGCAGTAGAATTGCTCCAAAGATAATATAGAGAATTTCTGCTGCCATAACTAAGCCTTGGATAGTAGAAGCAGCGAGCGCAGCTAAGGGAACTTGCCAGACAAATAGGGCGATCGCACTTGTGACTATGTAGGCTACTGGCATAGCTTGTTTTGCCGAGCGTCTAGCAATTACTAGCAATAAAAACACGGTTATAATTGGGGCAAAAGCTAGTAAACCATAAACTACAAGTTCCATTTTTAACATTTAACATTTATCATTTATTATTTATCATTTCAATGTTCAATGTTTTAATGCACGCCACCCATAATATTACATTGACACCTCTTACTAATTATTACTTCATCATGTGGGAAGGAAGAACGATTTGAGGAAGTAAAGGTCTGAGGTCGTCTACGGAAACTGTGCCATAAGTCATAATAGTTGGCACTTCCACGGTAAAATCTACTAAAGTGCCACTTCTACCGTGTTTACTCTCACCACCATCGACAATTAGATCGACTTTATTGCCAAAAAATTTGACTGCTAACTCGGCATTGGTTGCTTGAATGCCTGCAAAAGCAGCAGAAGTTCCCACAATGGGAAAAGGTATTTCCATGATTAAATCGTAAATGAATCGATCTGGACAGGTGACAAAAACATTTTGAAATCCATTGGTTACCGCCTCAGATAAAGTAGATTTAGCGCGCATAATCATCGTCACGGGATAGGGAAAATGACTCATCATTTCTAAAGCAGGTCGATCGACTTCCACCACTTGCTCTGCTTTTTCTTTGCGGGTGAATACCCCTAAAGGTTGGGGAGAAGTAAAGGCTTTAATTTGTCTGAGTCGAGTGACAGCCTCGGTATCGTTGCCATTAGCGACCAATGCATAGACGGTATCTGTAGGAAGAATGATGACTTCCCCTGCTTTGAGGCGACTTTCGATCTTAGGGATTAAATTTCGATTGAGTTTAACTACTTGAGTGTTCATTTATATTAAATACAGAATTTTAATTGGCAACGCTCGGCTAATTCTTGTCCCATAGTCGTGATGCAGGATCGGAGTTAAGCGATTTTTTGGCACTACGTGACAGAGTTTGTTGCCATTTTGATGATAAAAGCGGACAAACTGCTAATTCGCCTGCACTTTCTCGATCGTTTTGCTCTTGGTGCATAATTTGATTGGCTCGTGCTATTGTCCATTGAGGATATGGGCGGTCTTGTAAGATTAATGGTAGGTTCGGTTCAATATTTCCTTCTTTTAGCACTCGAAAATACCATCCAATTCGTCCATTTTGCTGAACCTGCAAAGCTAGGTCGCGAATTCGCCAGCGACGAGATAATTTCCAACAGGGTTGACGAGGCTGAGATACTTGAATTTTTGCTTCACCCAGATTGTAAACATCGCCAATGCAAACGGACGATTCTGTTTGGCTAACAATCGTTAAATTTTCGCCAAATGCGCCATGGGGCAAATCTGGTAACTGCAAATTTTTCCGCCAAATTGGATAATGTTCTGCTGCGTAAGCTAAAATCGCTTTCTCAACACCACCATGATTCTTGAGGTCTGCCTGTCCGTCTCCGACAAGATTGGTCGAACCAAGCCAGATTTTTCCTTCAATTGGAGTTTTGAAAAAACCTGTCGTCCAAGGTCGATCCATTGGATTAGATGCACCCTTGATACCAAAAGCTTGAGGTAAGCCAACTTGAATCGTAATTACCTGGGGTGTAGTCATTTAGCTTTTCAAATACAAATATTTACTACGATTTCAATTTTTTGTAGTTCTGCGACCATTTTATTTACCACTGTTTTTTATGGAATATTATCCTATAGAAAAATTGGCTTAACGTAACGAGCCAATTCGAGACAAATTTTATAGACCAATATGCTACACATTCAACTCGATCGTAGTAATCCTCATCATCCTTATTACTTGCAGATTCTCGAACAAATTCGTGATCGCATTTTATCGGGAGAGTTAACGCCCCAAATGCGATTAACGCCAACTCGTCAGCTAGCATTAGAATTAAATGTTTCGCGACAGACAGTAGTAAATGCTTACGAAGAGTTATGTGCTCAGGGTTACTGTATTAGTAGGGTTGGACACGGCACGGTGGTTGTGGATTTAGGCAAGATTGAAGCAACTACACCGAGTCAAAAAAAACAGACATTACCCAAGTGGTTATCTTTAGCAAGCTCAAATTACCCTCGGTTCGATTCTGCGATTTCAAACATCGAAGCTCGTTCTCTAATTTCTTTTAAGCCTAGTTTAGTTCAGACAGACTATTTACCTTTTAAGGCGATGACCCAAGCATTTCGGAAGGTAATGCACGCGGGAGCAACTGGGTTGTCAGAATACGAACACAGTAACGGTCATCCAGCTTTGCTAGAAGCAATTTGTCAGATGGTCTTACCCAACCGAGGTATACAAACAACACCCGATCGAGTTTTTATTACCAATGGCTCACTTCACTCTTCCTTTCTTCTGGCAGAATTATTGTCTACTTACGCTGACAGTATTAGTTATGGTGTTCCTGGATATTTAAATATTCCTCAAAACTTCATCAATCGGGGAATAACAGGGCTACCTTGCTCTGTCGATCTAGAGGGGATTTGCCTGACTCAAGAGGCAAAACAAGCCAGTTTACATTATGTTATGCCAGAACATCACTTTCCTCAAGGGATTACACTGTCACCAGAAAGACGTACCCGATTGCTGCAATTAGCCCAACAAAACGATGCGCTAATCATTGAAGATGACTATGATAGTGAATTTTACTTCGATCGCCATCCATTACCTGCTCTTAAAGCGATCGACTGTAGGGAAAAGGTAATCTACATGGGTACCTTTTCTAAAGTATTATTTAACGGATTGCGTGTAGGATATATTGTGGCTCACCCAACTATTATCCAAGCATTAATAAATTTACGTTGGCAAATCGAAGGAGGAACGAGTCTGGTCGTTCAGTTATGGCTAGCAGACTTGTTAAATTCAGGAGCAGTAGAGCGACATTTGCGCCGTATGCGAGTGAACCATTTCATAAAACGTAATCTGATTGCCGATTACTTACGGCGAGATTTTCCAGATTGGTAATGGAGTTTACCAGGTGGCGGTTTACAGTTTTGGATTCAGTTACCAGGCGAACAGAATGCAGAAGTTGTAATTCAACAATTTAGAAAAGAGAGAATACAAATTTTTTCTGGTTCGGAGTACTACGGTCGCCATTCAGAAAAAAGCAAGAATTATCTTATCTTAGGATTTGGTGCAGTGACAGAAGCGCAAATTCACCAAGCGTTCGCCAGATTGAAATAAAAGGTTTGCTCGATATATTCAATTCGGCTTTAACAAAAAACAGTATCGAAAAACTGAAAAATAAATAAAAATCCTCATAACTTCTTCAAACTTATTCAGTACCTTGATAGCTATATTAAAAATTCTCATTAAATAAAAGCAATAGTCAATAGCCGAGCGATCGCGAGTTTTCAACTCGCATTTTTAATTAGAGATCGAGCAAATCGCATATACACCTATAGAATAGTAATGCAAATACCTACTGAAGAAGTTCATCTTAATAATCACTTACCATATCAAGGACTGACATCTCAACAGGTAGAACATAATCGCCAACAATACGGCGCAAATATTCTTCAACCTCCCGAACGAGAACCAGCGTGGAAACTATATTTAGCCAAATTTAACGATCCTGTAATTCAAATTTTAGCGATCGCCGCAATTTTGGCGATTGCCGTAGGCATAGTGGAGGGAGATTATATAGAAGGTATTGGTATTATCGTGGCGATTTTGCTGGCAACTACTCTAGCATTTATCAATGAGTACCAAGCGGAGAAAGAGTTTGATGTTCTCAATCAGGTATACGATACTATTCGGGTCAAAGTAATTCGCGATCGCAACTTTACCACTGTTCCCCGTCAAGACTTGGTAGTAGGGGACATTATCTATCTCGAACGGGGAGAAGAAGTTCCTGCTGATGGAGTTGTCTTAGAAGAGGTTGCTTTTTATATCGACCAATCTAAGATTACTGGGGAATCTGAAGCGGTTAAAAAATATTGTCAAGCCGAAACACAAAATAAGATAGCCGAGACACAAACTTATCCCGCCGACAAAGTTTATCGCAGCACTTTAGTTGAAGGGGGACACGCTTTTGTCGAGGTGACTGCTGTTGGCGATCGCACGGAAATCGGCAAGTTAGCAATTGCCGTAGCTGTAGTGGAAGACAAAACAATTACTCCACTCAATCTTCAGTTGGAAAAACTGAGCAAACTAATTGGTGTTACTGGTTTGGCATTTGCCAGCCTGACTTTTAGCGCACTACTATTTAGAGGCTTTTTCATCGGGGAATATAGTTTAACTATTGCCCAATGGTATTGTTTTGGCTTATCTGTTGTCAGTGTTTTAGCTGCTTTGACTCCCGTATGGTTGCCAATTGTCTACGATGGTTGGGAATTGGCTGGCAAAAAACAGCAAGTTCCAGAATGGTTAGAAGTTGGTGGTGTAGCGACTTGGTTAAAGGCTACAGCTATCGGACTGGCAATTTTGGTGATCGGAGTTGGTTTGGGTTATTTTGTAGACTTACTGCCGAGTTCGTTAAATAATTGGTTGCCAGGTGATTTTGCCAGCGCACTGCTGCAATATTTCATGATAGCAGTAACTATTATTGTCGTGGCAGTACCCGAAGGCTTGGCAATGAGCGTTACCCTTTCTTTGGCATACAGCATGAGAAAAATGGCTGCTGACAATAATTTAGTACGTCAGATGCACGCTTGCGAAACTATTGGCGCAGCGACGGTTATTTGTTCCGATAAAACTGGTACTCTGACTCAGAATCAAATGCGAGTCAAAAAAGCTCATTTCCCCAGTCTCGATGCTTCCCTATTACCCCTACATCGAGATGCTCGACAATTAATTGCCGAAGCAATTGCCGTTAATAGTACCGCCGATTTAGAAAAAAAACCTGACGGGGAGATTCGTCCCATCGGTAACGCTACCGAAGGTGCATTACTACTCTGGTTAGAAAGCCAAAAGCTTGACTATATTCCCTACCGTAGTGACTTTGAAATTGAGGCACAAATGCCTTTTTCAACCCAAAATAAATATATGGGTACTTTAGGCATCTCGGCAGTTACCCAAAGCAAGGTTTTTTATGTTAAAGGTGCGCCAGAAATAATTCTCGATCGCTGTACTCAAATCCTAACTACTACAGGATTAAAACCCCTAACAAACCAAGCAGCAATTTCTGCTAAACTTCAAGACTATCAACGTCGAGGAATGCGTACTCTGGGTTTTGCCTATCACGACGCACCAGAACAAATAGATAATCTCGATCAATTAGCCACCAATCTAATCTGGTTAGGCTTTACAGCCATCCAAGACCCCTTACGTGCTGACGTTCCTGATGCGATCGCCAATTGTCTCCAGGGAGGCATTAAAATCAAAGTGGTCACGGGAGATAATCTCGAAACCGCACGAGAAATTGCTTCTCAGATGGGTCTGGTCACGGATACGGATCGACACCAACAATATGCTTGCTTGACGGGACAACAATTCAGTCAACTCGACGACGAACAAGCTAAAATCGCTGCGGTCGAATTGAAAGTATTAGCCCGCGCCCGTCCTCTAGATAAGTTACGTCTAGTTAAGCTATTACAAGCTAATAACGAAGTAGTGGCAGTAACGGGTGACGGGACAAATGATGCTGCTGCACTCAAACAAGCACAGGTAGGACTGGCGATGGGTAGCGGTACGGCGATCGCTCTTGAAGCCAGTGATATTGTCTTATTAGACGACTCTTTCAAGAGTATTGTCAATGCGGTGATTTGGGGACGTTCTCTTTACGAAAACATTCAACGATTCATTCTGTTTCAGCTAACTATTAACGTTGCTGCTTTGGGGATAGTTTTCTTAGGGCCATTCATCGGCGTAGCCTTGCCTCTAACCATCATCCAAATGCTGTGGGTCAACTTAATTATGGATACTTTCGCTGCGCTGGCATTAGCCACCGAACCACCAAACCCTGAAGTAATAACCAGAACTCCCCGTAATCCCGCAGCCTTCATTATTACTCCAGAAATGTTGCGTCATATTGCCATCGCTGGATTGAGTTTTCTGTTTATTCTGACAGGATTCTTGTTATATCTCGATCGAAATGGAGAAGCCACGACTTACGAACTGTCTCTATTCTTTACTACCTTTGTGATGTTGCAGTTTTGGAATATGTTTAACGTCCGTTGTCTGGGTTCAAATCGTTCTGCCTTTGCTGGCTTAATTCACAATCGAGGCTTTATGGCGATCGCAACTGTCATTCTGGTCGGACAAATTCTCATCGTTCAATTTGGCGGTAGCGTCTTCCGTACTGTTCCTCTG
Proteins encoded in this window:
- a CDS encoding L-threonylcarbamoyladenylate synthase → MNTQVVKLNRNLIPKIESRLKAGEVIILPTDTVYALVANGNDTEAVTRLRQIKAFTSPQPLGVFTRKEKAEQVVEVDRPALEMMSHFPYPVTMIMRAKSTLSEAVTNGFQNVFVTCPDRFIYDLIMEIPFPIVGTSAAFAGIQATNAELAVKFFGNKVDLIVDGGESKHGRSGTLVDFTVEVPTIMTYGTVSVDDLRPLLPQIVLPSHMMK
- a CDS encoding MOSC domain-containing protein, which codes for MTTPQVITIQVGLPQAFGIKGASNPMDRPWTTGFFKTPIEGKIWLGSTNLVGDGQADLKNHGGVEKAILAYAAEHYPIWRKNLQLPDLPHGAFGENLTIVSQTESSVCIGDVYNLGEAKIQVSQPRQPCWKLSRRWRIRDLALQVQQNGRIGWYFRVLKEGNIEPNLPLILQDRPYPQWTIARANQIMHQEQNDRESAGELAVCPLLSSKWQQTLSRSAKKSLNSDPASRLWDKN
- the pdxR gene encoding MocR-like pyridoxine biosynthesis transcription factor PdxR, whose translation is MLHIQLDRSNPHHPYYLQILEQIRDRILSGELTPQMRLTPTRQLALELNVSRQTVVNAYEELCAQGYCISRVGHGTVVVDLGKIEATTPSQKKQTLPKWLSLASSNYPRFDSAISNIEARSLISFKPSLVQTDYLPFKAMTQAFRKVMHAGATGLSEYEHSNGHPALLEAICQMVLPNRGIQTTPDRVFITNGSLHSSFLLAELLSTYADSISYGVPGYLNIPQNFINRGITGLPCSVDLEGICLTQEAKQASLHYVMPEHHFPQGITLSPERRTRLLQLAQQNDALIIEDDYDSEFYFDRHPLPALKAIDCREKVIYMGTFSKVLFNGLRVGYIVAHPTIIQALINLRWQIEGGTSLVVQLWLADLLNSGAVERHLRRMRVNHFIKRNLIADYLRRDFPDW
- a CDS encoding calcium-translocating P-type ATPase, PMCA-type, coding for MQIPTEEVHLNNHLPYQGLTSQQVEHNRQQYGANILQPPEREPAWKLYLAKFNDPVIQILAIAAILAIAVGIVEGDYIEGIGIIVAILLATTLAFINEYQAEKEFDVLNQVYDTIRVKVIRDRNFTTVPRQDLVVGDIIYLERGEEVPADGVVLEEVAFYIDQSKITGESEAVKKYCQAETQNKIAETQTYPADKVYRSTLVEGGHAFVEVTAVGDRTEIGKLAIAVAVVEDKTITPLNLQLEKLSKLIGVTGLAFASLTFSALLFRGFFIGEYSLTIAQWYCFGLSVVSVLAALTPVWLPIVYDGWELAGKKQQVPEWLEVGGVATWLKATAIGLAILVIGVGLGYFVDLLPSSLNNWLPGDFASALLQYFMIAVTIIVVAVPEGLAMSVTLSLAYSMRKMAADNNLVRQMHACETIGAATVICSDKTGTLTQNQMRVKKAHFPSLDASLLPLHRDARQLIAEAIAVNSTADLEKKPDGEIRPIGNATEGALLLWLESQKLDYIPYRSDFEIEAQMPFSTQNKYMGTLGISAVTQSKVFYVKGAPEIILDRCTQILTTTGLKPLTNQAAISAKLQDYQRRGMRTLGFAYHDAPEQIDNLDQLATNLIWLGFTAIQDPLRADVPDAIANCLQGGIKIKVVTGDNLETAREIASQMGLVTDTDRHQQYACLTGQQFSQLDDEQAKIAAVELKVLARARPLDKLRLVKLLQANNEVVAVTGDGTNDAAALKQAQVGLAMGSGTAIALEASDIVLLDDSFKSIVNAVIWGRSLYENIQRFILFQLTINVAALGIVFLGPFIGVALPLTIIQMLWVNLIMDTFAALALATEPPNPEVITRTPRNPAAFIITPEMLRHIAIAGLSFLFILTGFLLYLDRNGEATTYELSLFFTTFVMLQFWNMFNVRCLGSNRSAFAGLIHNRGFMAIATVILVGQILIVQFGGSVFRTVPLSLTDWIAITVLTSVVLWVGELRRFFIRSGD